A window of Apium graveolens cultivar Ventura chromosome 8, ASM990537v1, whole genome shotgun sequence contains these coding sequences:
- the LOC141680505 gene encoding inactive protein RESTRICTED TEV MOVEMENT 1-like encodes MLKAGPTWRTRGQAFDHQGNTEIAQIFIFRGEDSIFYFQFLYAEDGGNKLVLSEKIGSSSAIGSNSLDTVTLDYPSEFVTGVSGKYRQNRSFNSPTKLRSITFHTNKTKYGPFEARPIRTQQFPPESEMEFSYDVGLSKLCGFFGTYLSDGIETIGIYLKPIEKLPINAVKKKGM; translated from the exons ATGTTGAAAGCAGGACCAACATGGCGCACTAGGGGACAAGCATTTGATCACCAAGGAAACACCGAAATCGCACAAATCTTTATTTTTCGTGGTGAAGACAGCATTTTCTATTTTCAATTTCTTTACGCTGAGGATGGAGGAAATAAGCTTGTGCTATCTGAAAAGATTGGCAGTAGTAGTGCTATTGGGAGCAACTCCTTAGACACT GTTACTCTTGATTATCCATCTGAATTCGTTACTGGAGTTAGCGGCAAGTACAGACAAAATCGATCTTTTAACAGTCCGACAAAGTTGAGATCCATTACTTTTCATACAAACAAAACCAAATACGGACCATTCGAAGCAAGGCCAATTCGTACACAGCAGTTTCCTCCAGAATCTGAAATGGAGTTCAGTTATGATGTAGGCCTTAGCAAATTATGTGGATTCTTTGGCACGTATTTGTCTGATGGCATTGAGACTATTGGAATTTATCTGAAGCCCATTGAGAAACTACCAATCAATGCTGTTAAAAAGAAGGGCATGTGA